In Anomaloglossus baeobatrachus isolate aAnoBae1 chromosome 3, aAnoBae1.hap1, whole genome shotgun sequence, one genomic interval encodes:
- the LOC142297233 gene encoding uncharacterized protein LOC142297233 translates to MIGPLGLEPSPTPVSLTNTEPDSLPALAITGSPETSSERILTCSQLAMAKQTETPSITAQGLGSGKDEKIIDLVKRRWRSARDQYRREYNPIPSSSSQGRKRRYVYYQQISFLAPILEVTQTEDNLDDSDDQPTAGPSATATSASEQEPGREDSENPEIQQDAATESHEGGTESAQTNTQASSTQQTTTPATQSTQTNVLPRFAPQPLRARRIRRPEEMRSLPEIIDTRIIHIMNTLIPETDAERFCRSLSSSLTKIPSDRQERVRAAMLTLLSASQAEQEPL, encoded by the exons ATGATTGGCCCACTGGGATTAGAGCCAAGCCCCACACCTGTCTCACTGACAAACACAGAACCTGACTCACTTCCAGCACTGGCCATTACAGGGAGCCCAGAAACATCATCAGAAAGAATCTTAACCTGTTCACAACTGGCAATGGCCAAACAAACAGAAACACCGTCCATAACAGCTCAGGGTTTGGGCTCGGGAAAAGATGAGAAAATCA ttgacttggtgaaaaggcgttggcgttctgcacgtgatcagtaccgaagggagtacaaccctataccatcctcatccagccaaggccgcaaacgcagatatgtttattatcaacaaataagcttcctagcacccatcttagaagtaacaca aacggaggataatctagacgattcagatgatcaaccaacagctggtccctctgctacagccacctcagcatcagaacaagaacctggcagagaagacagtgaaaatccagagattcaacaagatgcagcaactgaatcacatgagggtgggacagagagtgcacaaaccaacacccaagcctcatcaacacaacaaacaaccacaccagctacacaatcaacacaaacaaatgtacttccacgttttgcaccacaacctctacgtgcaagaagaatccgcagacctgaggaaatgagatccttaccggaaataattgacacacgcattattcacataatgaacactctgattcctgaaacagatgccgagcgcttttgtcggtctttatcttctagcctaaccaaaattccatccgataggcaggaacgtgtacgtgctgctatgctgaccctactttcagctagtcaggcagaacaggaacca CTATAG